A region from the Corallococcus caeni genome encodes:
- a CDS encoding winged helix-turn-helix transcriptional regulator gives MKRTSMEGVACPVARSLDVIGDWWSLLIVRDAQYGLRRFGEFQKSLGVAKNILTQRLKHLVEHGILDTQPASDGSAWQEYVLTEKGRSLFPILVALGQWGQEHCFQAGEPRTRVLDKAHGKPVKPLEVRAADGRVLTVQDVRLERPPTQG, from the coding sequence ATGAAGCGGACGAGCATGGAAGGCGTGGCGTGCCCGGTGGCCCGGTCCCTGGACGTCATCGGGGACTGGTGGTCGCTGCTCATCGTGCGTGACGCGCAATACGGCCTGCGCCGCTTCGGTGAGTTCCAGAAGAGCCTGGGTGTGGCGAAGAACATCCTGACCCAGCGCCTGAAGCACTTGGTGGAGCACGGCATCCTGGACACCCAGCCGGCCTCCGACGGCAGCGCGTGGCAGGAATACGTGCTGACGGAGAAGGGGCGGAGCCTGTTTCCCATCCTGGTCGCGCTGGGCCAGTGGGGTCAGGAGCACTGCTTCCAGGCAGGAGAGCCGCGCACGCGGGTGCTCGACAAGGCGCACGGGAAGCCGGTGAAGCCGCTGGAGGTGCGCGCCGCGGACGGCCGGGTGCTGACGGTCCAGGACGTGCGCCTGGAGCGGCCGCCCACACAAGGTTAG
- a CDS encoding DUF692 domain-containing protein: MTRPASDSWSLPWMGLGLSSNLSASDVPHPYRLLDASPGLFDFVEYSAPIALEEAKAQATLFPEMWRRRQEVPVLFHPVHLNLWGPELEPASALAQLDAHARAVGSPWVGNDVGWWHAGGQPFPGYLYVTPPFNDAGVRDSAAHALHIQAGLSVPLVIENPAVLATRGGLHALDFMAKLHARTGLPLLLDLGHLFSHQLSAGLPLRTGLDGFPLEQVVEIHIAGGVVTRRGGRAFYVDDHTQPVREELFELLAEVLPRCPRLRAVTFEGDGHPPEVALASLRRLRALVPKESRPPIAFPASREPVPALTGESRPWALFDAGHGVTPATEDADPEGTRADRDFRLAVVAEQLDKDWPLTRLLLAATPEGLESFTRSREYRGLFDGLGKSLSHAFASWARKRVMAAPSDGVAAALSLEMMLPHAFLQEPPAPAPGQVALAEDVRLGAFPADLTELVFASRALRRHLTGRAWACGALEVSGLEALAQVAARPGPGPWRFAIRRKGTGFEVLTLPPEVAAGLQGLADGPRPVEDLPAWLLAEGQARGLLRRA; encoded by the coding sequence ATGACGCGCCCTGCATCGGATTCGTGGTCACTGCCCTGGATGGGGCTGGGGCTGAGCAGCAACCTGAGCGCCTCGGACGTGCCGCATCCGTACCGGTTGCTCGACGCCTCGCCCGGTCTCTTCGACTTCGTGGAGTACAGCGCGCCCATCGCGTTGGAGGAGGCGAAGGCGCAGGCCACGCTCTTTCCGGAGATGTGGCGCCGGCGTCAGGAGGTGCCGGTCCTCTTCCACCCCGTGCACCTGAACCTGTGGGGCCCGGAGCTGGAGCCCGCGTCCGCGCTGGCGCAGCTGGACGCGCACGCGCGCGCGGTGGGCAGCCCGTGGGTGGGCAACGACGTGGGCTGGTGGCACGCGGGCGGCCAGCCCTTCCCGGGCTACCTCTACGTCACGCCGCCGTTCAACGACGCGGGCGTGCGGGACAGCGCGGCGCACGCGCTCCACATCCAGGCGGGCTTGAGCGTGCCGCTGGTGATTGAAAACCCCGCCGTCCTCGCCACGCGCGGCGGCCTGCACGCGCTGGACTTCATGGCGAAGCTGCACGCGCGCACGGGCCTGCCGCTGCTCCTGGATCTGGGCCACCTCTTCAGCCACCAGCTCTCCGCGGGGCTGCCACTGCGCACGGGCCTGGACGGCTTCCCGTTGGAGCAGGTGGTGGAGATCCACATCGCGGGCGGCGTGGTGACGCGCAGGGGAGGGCGGGCCTTCTACGTGGATGATCACACGCAGCCCGTGCGCGAGGAGCTATTCGAGCTGCTGGCGGAAGTGCTCCCGCGCTGTCCGCGCCTGCGCGCCGTCACCTTCGAGGGCGACGGTCATCCGCCGGAGGTGGCGCTCGCGTCGCTGCGGCGGCTGCGCGCGCTCGTGCCGAAGGAGTCCCGTCCTCCCATCGCCTTCCCCGCGTCGCGCGAGCCCGTGCCCGCGCTCACCGGGGAGAGCCGCCCGTGGGCGCTGTTCGACGCGGGCCACGGCGTCACGCCGGCCACGGAGGACGCCGACCCCGAGGGCACGCGCGCGGACCGGGACTTCCGGCTGGCGGTGGTGGCCGAGCAGCTGGACAAGGACTGGCCCCTGACGCGCCTGCTGCTCGCGGCGACGCCGGAGGGGCTGGAGTCCTTCACCCGCTCGCGCGAGTACCGGGGCCTCTTCGACGGGCTGGGCAAATCGCTGTCCCACGCCTTCGCGTCCTGGGCGCGCAAGCGCGTGATGGCCGCGCCGTCGGACGGGGTGGCCGCCGCGCTGTCGCTGGAGATGATGCTGCCGCACGCCTTCCTCCAGGAGCCCCCGGCCCCCGCCCCGGGCCAGGTGGCGCTGGCCGAGGACGTCCGCCTGGGCGCCTTCCCCGCGGACCTCACGGAGCTGGTCTTCGCCTCACGGGCGTTGCGGCGTCACCTCACCGGCCGTGCGTGGGCCTGCGGGGCCCTGGAGGTGTCCGGCCTGGAGGCCCTGGCGCAGGTGGCGGCCCGGCCGGGCCCGGGCCCGTGGCGCTTCGCCATCCGCCGCAAGGGGACGGGCTTCGAGGTCCTGACCCTACCGCCGGAGGTGGCCGCGGGGCTCCAGGGGCTCGCGGACGGCCCGCGTCCGGTGGAAGACCTGCCCGCGTGGCTGCTCGCGGAAGGGCAGGCGCGCGGGCTCTTGCGGCGGGCATAA
- the udk gene encoding uridine kinase has translation MSSPLVVGIAGGTASGKTTVARKVREALADCRVAFIDQDSYYRDLKDMPLVDRREVNFDHPDAFDTELLVSHLRALKQGHAIQKPVYDFVTSSRQTHTHRVDPGDIILIEGILVLHMKEVRDEMDVKIYVDADDDLRILRRLTRDIKDRGRDFDHVVGQYLRHVRPMHMGFVEPSKHHADIIIPHGGNNDIAIGMLVGALRARLASQHQSQR, from the coding sequence ATGTCGTCACCCCTCGTCGTTGGTATCGCGGGCGGCACCGCGTCCGGCAAGACCACGGTGGCCCGCAAGGTGCGTGAAGCCCTCGCCGACTGCCGGGTCGCCTTCATTGATCAGGACTCGTACTACCGGGACCTCAAGGACATGCCCCTGGTGGACCGGCGGGAGGTGAACTTCGACCATCCCGACGCGTTCGACACGGAGTTGCTGGTCAGCCACCTGCGCGCGCTCAAGCAGGGCCACGCCATCCAGAAGCCCGTCTACGACTTCGTCACGTCCAGCCGCCAGACGCACACGCACCGCGTGGACCCCGGGGACATCATCCTCATCGAGGGCATCCTCGTGCTGCACATGAAGGAAGTGCGCGACGAGATGGACGTGAAGATCTACGTCGACGCGGACGACGACCTGCGCATCCTTCGCCGCCTCACCCGCGACATCAAGGACCGCGGCCGCGACTTCGACCACGTGGTGGGCCAGTACCTGCGCCACGTGCGCCCCATGCACATGGGCTTCGTGGAGCCGTCCAAGCACCACGCGGACATCATCATCCCGCACGGCGGCAACAACGACATCGCCATCGGGATGCTGGTGGGCGCGCTCCGGGCGCGGCTCGCCAGCCAGCACCAGTCGCAGCGCTAG
- a CDS encoding alpha/beta fold hydrolase has protein sequence MSRIIVPQAEGIHLFTVPLPLEEGELLGSPQIAWQAFGKPSDGKAVVVLHDLAHSHQALSTEVNGAFQPSGWGRELIGPGKALDPDVTPVIVPNLLGSPFGSTSPVTLDPHTGAPWGASMPPITVLDMARGVSALLRALGLTHVRALVGVGLGGLVALRLAALFPELADGVVVLGAARALPEGLREKLGLTSQVLRMAPDNEDTPPLRERAPNRTLARLRLDYLKLLYGRDYLGTTYADSAAAQAALEAEAASFADTFDPVAWSLLCSAYAGCDLTETFSRIRARVLLLAGATDALAPAGRVRDTYHQLTAAGVQARFVELQGPGDHGTLLADAHRLKGPVQDFLRWLRG, from the coding sequence ATGAGCCGCATCATCGTGCCCCAGGCCGAGGGAATCCACCTGTTCACCGTGCCCCTTCCGCTGGAGGAAGGAGAGCTGCTGGGAAGCCCCCAGATTGCCTGGCAGGCCTTCGGGAAACCGTCTGATGGCAAAGCGGTGGTGGTGCTGCACGACCTGGCCCACTCCCACCAGGCCTTGAGCACGGAAGTGAACGGTGCGTTCCAACCTTCGGGCTGGGGGCGCGAGCTCATCGGCCCGGGCAAGGCGCTGGATCCGGACGTGACGCCGGTCATCGTGCCCAACCTGCTGGGCAGCCCGTTCGGATCCACGTCGCCGGTGACGCTGGATCCGCACACCGGGGCGCCGTGGGGCGCGTCCATGCCGCCCATCACCGTGCTGGACATGGCGCGGGGCGTGTCCGCGCTGCTGCGGGCCCTGGGGCTCACGCACGTGCGGGCGCTGGTGGGCGTGGGCCTGGGCGGGCTCGTCGCGCTGCGGCTCGCGGCGCTGTTCCCGGAGCTGGCGGACGGCGTGGTGGTGCTGGGCGCGGCGCGGGCGCTGCCGGAGGGGCTGCGCGAGAAGCTGGGCCTCACGTCGCAGGTGCTGCGCATGGCGCCCGACAACGAGGACACCCCGCCCCTGCGCGAGCGCGCGCCGAACCGGACGCTGGCGCGGCTGCGGCTGGACTACCTCAAGCTGCTCTACGGGCGTGACTACCTGGGCACGACGTATGCGGACAGCGCGGCGGCGCAGGCGGCGCTGGAGGCGGAGGCCGCGTCGTTCGCGGACACGTTCGACCCGGTGGCGTGGTCGCTGCTCTGCTCCGCGTACGCGGGCTGCGACCTGACGGAGACGTTCTCGCGGATCCGCGCGCGGGTGCTGCTGCTCGCGGGCGCGACGGACGCGCTGGCGCCCGCGGGCCGCGTGCGGGACACGTACCACCAGCTGACGGCGGCGGGCGTGCAGGCGCGGTTCGTGGAGCTGCAGGGGCCGGGGGACCACGGCACCCTGCTCGCGGACGCGCACCGGCTCAAGGGGCCGGTGCAGGACTTCCTGCGCTGGCTGCGCGGCTAG